One window from the genome of Denticeps clupeoides unplaced genomic scaffold, fDenClu1.1, whole genome shotgun sequence encodes:
- the LOC114783545 gene encoding proliferation-associated protein 2G4, with protein MSGDDEQQEQTVADDLVVTKYKMGADIANQTLRVVTDAAKPGVSVLSLCEKGDAFIVAETGKVFKKEKEIKKGIAFPTSVSVNNCVCHFSPLKSDPDYVLKDGDLVKIDLGVHVDGFISNVAHSFVVGASKDAPVTGRKADVLKAAHLCAEAALRLVKPGNQNTQVTEAWNKIAQSFKCAPIEGMLSHQLKQHVIDGEKTIIQNPTDQQRKDHEKAEFEVHEVYAVDVLISTGEGKAKDSGQRTTIYKRDPSKQYGLKMKTSRMFFSEVERRFDTMPFTLRAFEDEGKARLGVVECAKHELLQPFNVLHEKEGEFVAQFKFTVLLMANGPLRITSGPFDPDLFKTEHEVQDPELKALLQSSVSRKAQKKKKKKASKNAETATGQAGEESEAAE; from the exons ATGTCGGGCGACGACGAGCAGCAGGAGCAGACCGTGGCCGACGACCTGGTGGTCACCAAGTACAAGATGGGCGCGGACATCGCCAACC AGACCTTGCGCGTGGTTACGGATGCCGCCAAGCCTGGGGTGTCCGTGCTCAGCCTGTGCGAGAAAGGAGACGCCTTCATCGTGGCGGAAACGGGCAAGGTGTTCAAGAAGGAGAAGGAAATTAAGAAAG GTATCGCCTTTCCGACCAGCGTGTCCGTGAACAACTGCGTGTGCCACTTCTCGCCTCTGAAGAGTGACCCTGACTACGTGCTGAAGGACGGAGACCTGGTGAAAAT AGATCTGGGCGTGCACGTCGATGGCTTCATCTCCAACGTGGCTCACAGCTTCGTCGTTGGCGCGTCTAAG GATGCCCCAGTGACTGGTCGGAAGGCTGACGTCCTGAAGGCCGCCCACCTTTGTGCTGAGGCCGCGCTGCGTCTGGTGAAACCCGGCAACCAG AACACACAAGTCACAGAGGCGTGGAACAAGATCGCCCAGAGTTTCAAATGCGCGCCTATTGAGG GCATGCTGTCTCACCAGCTGAAGCAGCACGTCATCGATGGGGAGAAGACCATCATTCAGAATCCCACCGACCAGCAGAG gAAAGACCACGAGAAAGCGGAGTTTGAGGTGCATGAAGTGTACGCTGTGGACGTGCTGATCAGCACCGGTGAAGGCAAG GCCAAAGACTCCGGACAGAGGACCACCATTTATAAACGTGACCCCAGCAAGCAGTACGGACTAAAGATGAAGACCTCAAGAATGTTCTTCAGCGAGGTGGAACGCCGTTTCGACACCATGCCCTTTACTCTCAG GGCTTTTGAGGATGAGGGGAAGGCACGTCTGGGTGTGGTGGAGTGTGCCAAGCACGAGCTTCTGCAGCCTTTCAATGTCCTGCATGAGAAGGAGG GCGAGTTCGTGGCTCAGTTCAAGTTCACCGTGCTGCTGATGGCCAACGGGCCCCTGAGGATCACCAGCGGCCCTTTTGACCCTGATCTGTTCAAGACCGAACATGAGGTGCAGGACCCCGAGCTCAAG GCTCTGCTTCAAAGTTCTGTAAGCCGCAAggcacagaagaagaagaaaaagaag GCCTCCAAGAACGCTGAAACCGCCACCGGCCAGGCCGGCGAGGAGAGCGAAGCCGCCGAGTAA
- the LOC114783554 gene encoding phosphatidylinositol 5-phosphate 4-kinase type-2 gamma-like isoform X2, with protein sequence MASLGNPGAAAAAAAASSPVVLLGPKTKTKKKHFVQQKVKVFRPGDTVLGVFMWGVNHSINDLNQVPVPVMLLPDDFKANTKIKVNNHLFNKENLPGHFKFKEYCPQVFRNLRERFGIEDLNYQVSLARSPPVRWGELHREGLLLTSYDRTLVVKQISSEDVADMHNILSEYHQHIVKCHGSTLLPQFLGMYRVTVENEDTYLIVMRNMFSHRLVVHRKYDLKGSLVSREASDKEKVKELPTYKDVDFRNNMQKVYVSEEDKERIMEKLRRDVEFLERLKIMDYSLLLGIHDVSRAEKYEDEAEEPSCEDEAEPENGLAPAPLVGSYGTSPEGIASYMNSYKPLGPGEFDPYVDVYAIKSAPGAPRKEVYFMGLIDVLTQYDTKKKAAHAAKTVKHGAGAEISTVHPEQYAKRFRDFITNIFA encoded by the exons ATGGCGTCTCTGGGGAAccccggcgccgccgccgccgccgccgccgcgtccaGCCCGGTGGTCCTGCTCGGccccaagaccaagaccaagaagAAGCACTTCGTGCAGCAGAAGGTCAAGGTGTTCCGGCCGGGCGACACGGTCCTCGGCGTCTTCATGTGGGGAGTCAACCACTCG atTAATGATTTAAACCAGGTCCCGGTCCCCGTCATGCTGCTTCCCGACGACTTCAAGGCCAACACGAAGATAAAAGTCAACAATCACCTGTTCAACAA GGAAAATCTTCCGGGACACTTCAAGTTTAAAGAATACTGTCCCCAAGTGTTCCGCAACCTCAGAGAACGGTTTGGAATTGAGGATCTGAACTATCAG GTCTCGCTGGCCCGTAGCCCGCCAGTGCGGTGGGGCGAGCTGCACCGCGAGGGTCTCCTGCTGACCTCGTACGACCGGACGCTCGTGGTGAAGCAAATCTCCAGTGAGGATGTGGCCGACATGCACAACATCCTGTCTGAGTATCATCAG CACATTGTTAAATGCCACGGCAGCACACTGCTGCCTCAGTTCCTGGGCATGTACCGTGTGACTGTGGAGAACGAAGACACCTACCTGATCGTCATGAGAAACATGTTCAGCCACAGGCTGGTCGTGCACAGGAAGTATGACTTGAAA GGCTCGCTTGTGTCTCGAGAAGCAAGTGACAAAGAGAAG GTGAAAGAGTTGCCGACCTACAAGGACGTGGACTTCAGAAACAACATGCAGAAAGTGTATGTTAGCGAGGAGGACAAAGAAAGGATCATGGAGAAGCTCCGCAGGGATGTAGAG TTCCTGGAGCGACTTAAGATCATGGATTACAGTCTGCTCCTAGGGATCCACGATGTGTCTCGTGCTGAGAAGTATGAGGACGAGGCCGAGGAGCCCAGCTGCGAGGACGAAGCCGAGCCCGAGAACGGCCTGGCACCCGCCCCGCTAGTGGGCTCTTACGGCACGTCTCCGGAGGGCATCGCCAGCTACATGAACTCCTACAAGCCTCTGGGGCCTGGAGAGTTTGACCCGTATGTGGATGTGTATGCCATCAAGAGTGCACCAG GAGCTCCACGGAAGGAAGTGTACTTCATGGGCCTTATTGACGTACTGACTCAGTACGACACAAAGAAGAAAGCAGCTCACGCAGCCAAGACCGTTAAACATGGG GCGGGTGCCGAAATCTCCACCGTGCACCCAGAACAGTACGCCAAGAGATTTCGCGACTTCATCACAAACATTTTTGCGTAG
- the LOC114783555 gene encoding G-protein coupled receptor 182-like, whose translation MSSEEELFHNHSLNHSGMPWFVYECTIVLDYEYRRIALFLLYLLLFMVGLVENSLVLWVNWRRRRAASGVLFCIINISLSDLMVVLTLPFVMLEVSMEKVWVWGRFLCKATHLVYVVNFYSSSFFLACMTLERYLSLARPSAPSIFPRETRRRWLVCIGLWTLSLVLTLVENVHVDLLEWDKPGCYMMPEDNYVEWYASVSFLCLVFQFLLPAAVIVTCNVLIARAVANAPDVQGRRDVWLVHVYSLVFVLCWLPYHLVNFLLTLDDLDPYLLSCNVVEFVYFSFSVVQCLSLFHCLANPVLYNFLSKSFRTNLLNTVRQHLPQPCTDATAAAGTGGDRSGDRSGKERKLSNASTSQSDVAS comes from the coding sequence ATGAGCAGCGAAGAGGAGCTCTTCCACAACCACTCGCTCAACCACAGCGGAATGCCGTGGTTCGTGTACGAGTGCACCATCGTGCTGGACTACGAGTACCGGCGCATCGCCCTGTTCCTGCTCTACCTCCTGCTCTTCATGGTGGGCTTGGTGGAGAACAGCCTGGTGCTGTGGGTGAactggcggcggcggcgcgctgcCAGCGGCGTGCTCTTCTGCATCATCAACATCAGCCTGTCGGACCTGATGGTGGTCCTCACCCTGCCCTTCGTCATGCTGGAGGTCAGCATGGAGAAGGTGTGGGTCTGGGGCCGCTTCCTCTGCAAGGCCACGCACCTGGTGTACGTGGTCAACTTCTACAGCAGCTCCTTCTTCCTGGCCTGCATGACGCTGGAGCGCTACCTGTCCCTGGCGCGTCCCTCGGCCCCGTCCATCTTCCCGCGCGAGACGCGGCGCCGCTGGCTGGTGTGCATCGGCCTCTGGACCCTGTCCCTGGTGCTGACCCTGGTCGAGAACGTGCACGTGGACCTCCTGGAGTGGGACAAGCCAGGGTGCTACATGATGCCCGAGGATAATTACGTAGAGTGGTACGCCAGCGTCTCCTTCCTCTGCCTGGTGTTCCAGTTTCTGCTGCCCGCCGCCGTCATCGTCACCTGCAACGTCCTGATCGCCCGCGCGGTGGCCAACGCGCCGGACGTCCAGGGCCGGCGGGACGTGTGGCTGGTCCACGTCTACTCGCTCGTGTTCGTGCTCTGCTGGCTTCCCTACCACCTGGTGAACTTCCTGCTGACGCTGGACGACCTGGACCCCTACCTCCTGTCCTGCAACGTGGTGGAGTTCGTGTACTTCTCCTTCAGCGTGGTGCAGTGCTTGTCCCTCTTCCACTGCCTGGCCAACCCCGTCCTGTACAACTTCCTCAGCAAGAGCTTCCGCACCAACCTCCTCAACACGGTCCGGCAGCACCTgccccagccctgcactgacgcCACCGCGGCCGCCGGGACGGGCGGGGACAGGAGCGGGGACAGGAGCGGGAAGGAGCGGAAGCTCAGCAACGCCAGCACCAGCCAGTCTGACGTGGCCTCGTAA
- the LOC114783554 gene encoding phosphatidylinositol 5-phosphate 4-kinase type-2 gamma-like isoform X1 yields the protein MASLGNPGAAAAAAAASSPVVLLGPKTKTKKKHFVQQKVKVFRPGDTVLGVFMWGVNHSINDLNQVPVPVMLLPDDFKANTKIKVNNHLFNKENLPGHFKFKEYCPQVFRNLRERFGIEDLNYQVSLARSPPVRWGELHREGLLLTSYDRTLVVKQISSEDVADMHNILSEYHQHIVKCHGSTLLPQFLGMYRVTVENEDTYLIVMRNMFSHRLVVHRKYDLKGSLVSREASDKEKVKALLKLSTCKMVGDFGLKIPVPAQVKELPTYKDVDFRNNMQKVYVSEEDKERIMEKLRRDVEFLERLKIMDYSLLLGIHDVSRAEKYEDEAEEPSCEDEAEPENGLAPAPLVGSYGTSPEGIASYMNSYKPLGPGEFDPYVDVYAIKSAPGAPRKEVYFMGLIDVLTQYDTKKKAAHAAKTVKHGAGAEISTVHPEQYAKRFRDFITNIFA from the exons ATGGCGTCTCTGGGGAAccccggcgccgccgccgccgccgccgccgcgtccaGCCCGGTGGTCCTGCTCGGccccaagaccaagaccaagaagAAGCACTTCGTGCAGCAGAAGGTCAAGGTGTTCCGGCCGGGCGACACGGTCCTCGGCGTCTTCATGTGGGGAGTCAACCACTCG atTAATGATTTAAACCAGGTCCCGGTCCCCGTCATGCTGCTTCCCGACGACTTCAAGGCCAACACGAAGATAAAAGTCAACAATCACCTGTTCAACAA GGAAAATCTTCCGGGACACTTCAAGTTTAAAGAATACTGTCCCCAAGTGTTCCGCAACCTCAGAGAACGGTTTGGAATTGAGGATCTGAACTATCAG GTCTCGCTGGCCCGTAGCCCGCCAGTGCGGTGGGGCGAGCTGCACCGCGAGGGTCTCCTGCTGACCTCGTACGACCGGACGCTCGTGGTGAAGCAAATCTCCAGTGAGGATGTGGCCGACATGCACAACATCCTGTCTGAGTATCATCAG CACATTGTTAAATGCCACGGCAGCACACTGCTGCCTCAGTTCCTGGGCATGTACCGTGTGACTGTGGAGAACGAAGACACCTACCTGATCGTCATGAGAAACATGTTCAGCCACAGGCTGGTCGTGCACAGGAAGTATGACTTGAAA GGCTCGCTTGTGTCTCGAGAAGCAAGTGACAAAGAGAAGGTAAAAGCCCTGCTCAAGCTGTCTACTTGTAAAATGGTTGGCGACTTCGGATTAAAAATCCCTGTTCCCGCTCAGGTGAAAGAGTTGCCGACCTACAAGGACGTGGACTTCAGAAACAACATGCAGAAAGTGTATGTTAGCGAGGAGGACAAAGAAAGGATCATGGAGAAGCTCCGCAGGGATGTAGAG TTCCTGGAGCGACTTAAGATCATGGATTACAGTCTGCTCCTAGGGATCCACGATGTGTCTCGTGCTGAGAAGTATGAGGACGAGGCCGAGGAGCCCAGCTGCGAGGACGAAGCCGAGCCCGAGAACGGCCTGGCACCCGCCCCGCTAGTGGGCTCTTACGGCACGTCTCCGGAGGGCATCGCCAGCTACATGAACTCCTACAAGCCTCTGGGGCCTGGAGAGTTTGACCCGTATGTGGATGTGTATGCCATCAAGAGTGCACCAG GAGCTCCACGGAAGGAAGTGTACTTCATGGGCCTTATTGACGTACTGACTCAGTACGACACAAAGAAGAAAGCAGCTCACGCAGCCAAGACCGTTAAACATGGG GCGGGTGCCGAAATCTCCACCGTGCACCCAGAACAGTACGCCAAGAGATTTCGCGACTTCATCACAAACATTTTTGCGTAG